A stretch of the Medicago truncatula cultivar Jemalong A17 chromosome 5, MtrunA17r5.0-ANR, whole genome shotgun sequence genome encodes the following:
- the LOC11441095 gene encoding pentatricopeptide repeat-containing protein At3g22670, mitochondrial produces the protein MLSKYRILHHLTRHLSPRITTTRSSNVSPHFFINPFCTVVVNSPESPELPPWVMFSDKPTPSNSDDDFVIPSLAHWVDSSILQTKPKLFAKPSLEESIHLEDVEKISTFLKEQRHSSHDHVVQALDGSGFRVSNSLVMQVLKRFGNDWVAAYGFFIWAKKQTPYVHSPEVYNLMVDILGKAKEFDLMWKLVKEMKRIEGYVCLDTMSKVMRRFAKAQRHEDAVEAFRGMGKYGVEKDTAALNKLLDALVKGQSIEIAHNVLDEFKSSVPLSSPSFNILINGWCKVRNFEKARKVMEERKEHGFEPDVFTYNNFIESYCHDKDFRKVDEVLEEMRGNGCPPNAVTYTILLLGYGKAGQLSKALEEYERMKKDGIVPDTPFYSSLMYILGKAGRLKDACEVFDDMPKQGVVRDVVTYNTMISTACAHSKEETALRLLKEMEETSCKPDLQTYHPLLKMCCKKKRMKVLKFLLDHMFKHDLCPDRGTYTLLVQSLSNSGKLVEACTFFEEMVSKGFTPMETTVKLLTRKLEIKSMLKEKDQIEELMAGHVLGEQNV, from the coding sequence ATGCTGTCCAAGTACCGAATTCTCCACCACCTCACCCGCCACCTCTCTCCACGAATCACCACCACTCGCAGTTCCAATGTCTCGCCGCATTTCTTCATCAACCCTTTCTGCACTGTGGTAGTTAACTCACCTGAATCACCTGAACTTCCACCATGGGTCATGTTCTCCGATAAACCAACCCCTTCAAACTCCGACGACGATTTCGTTATCCCTTCTCTCGCTCATTGGGTTGATTCCAGCATCCTTCAAACCAAACCCAAACTCTTTGCAAAACCATCTTTGGAGGAAAGCATTCACCTTGAAGATGTTGAAAAAATCAGCACTTTTCTTAAGGAACAACGTCATTCTTCTCATGACCATGTTGTTCAAGCACTCGATGGTAGTGGTTTTCGGGTTTCCAACAGTTTGGTTATGCAGGTTTTGAAGAGATTCGGAAATGATTGGGTTGCGGCATATGGTTTTTTCATTTGGGCGAAAAAACAAACACCTTATGTGCATTCTCCTGAAGTGTACAATTTGATGGTTGATATATTGGGAAAAGCTAAGGAATTTGATCTCATGTGGAAATTGGTCAAGGAAATGAAAAGAATTGAAGGGTATGTGTGTTTGGATACAATGAGTAAGGTAATGAGGAGGTTTGCAAAGGCTCAGAGACATGAAGATGCTGTTGAAGCGTTTCGCGGAATGGGTAAGTATGGTGTCGAAAAGGATACGGCTGCATTGAATAAGCTCTTGGATGCTTTGGTGAAAGGACAAAGTATTGAAATTGCTCATAATGTTCTTGATGAGTTTAAGAGTTCTGTTCCATTGAGTTCTCCGTCTttcaatattttgataaatggGTGGTGCAAAGTTAGAAACTTTGAGAAAGCGCGGAAAGTGATGGAGGAGAGGAAGGAACATGGATTTGAGCCGGATGTTTTTACgtataataatttcattgaatCTTATTGTCATGATAAGGATTTTCGCAAAGTTGATGAAGTTTTGGAGGAAATGAGGGGAAATGGTTGTCCTCCAAATGCTGTGACTTATACTATTCTGTTGCTTGGTTACGGGAAGGCGGGGCAATTGAGCAAAGCTTTGGAGGAATATGAAAGAATGAAGAAGGATGGAATTGTGCCCGACACTCCATTTTATAGCTCATTGATGTACATTCTTGGCAAAGCTGGTAGGTTAAAGGATGCTTGTGAGGTTTTTGATGATATGCCTAAGCAAGGGGTTGTGAGAGATGTGGTGACATATAATACTATGATTAGTACCGCTTGTGCACACTCAAAGGAAGAAACTGCACTTAGGTTGCTTAAGGAAATGGAAGAAACATCGTGCAAACCGGATCTTCAGACTTACCATCCTTTACTCAAGATGTGCTGCAAAAAGAAGAGGATGAAGGTGCTCAAGTTTTTGCTGGATCACATGTTCAAACATGACCTATGCCCTGATCGGGGAACTTATACGCTTCTGGTGCAGAGTTTGTCTAATAGCGGAAAACTTGTGGAGGCTTGCACATTCTTTGAGGAGATGGTCTCGAAGGGATTTACTCCAATGGAGACCACAGTCAAGCTATTGACGCGAAAGCTTGAGATTAAGAGCATGTTAAAGGAGAAAGACCAGATTGAGGAATTGATGGCGGGACATGTTCTGGGGGAACAAAATGTTTAG
- the LOC11438666 gene encoding DExH-box ATP-dependent RNA helicase DExH16, mitochondrial isoform X1 translates to MASFLLRRNSNLLARSLTGNYKEQFCPYFQAKFECLGAALNSLHPYSRSYGSASGSIRNEITDMTCPHTWYPLARRKRRRVFLHVGPTNSGKTYQALKQLQSSASGIYCGPLRLLAWEVAKRLNKANVPCDLITGQERDEVEGAHHKAVTVEMADVSTDYKCAVIDEIQMLGCNTRGYSFTRALLGIAADELHLCGDPAAVPLIQEILDITGDELEVQYYERLSPLVPMKVPLRSLSDVRNGDCIVTFSRRDIYKLKKRIEREGKHLCSVVYGSLPPETRTRQASMFNDASSEFDVLVASDAIGMGLNLNISRIIFSTMQKFDGFQMRDLTVPEIKQIAGRAGRYGSNFPLGEVTCMSGDDLPLLHSALDSPSPILERAGLLPSYELLYMYSRLHPQAGFYQVLEHFVDNAKLSEKYFIVNCDQVLKVAAVVDEFPLELRDKYLFCISPADMDDEISSQGLTQFVENYAKKGLVRLREIFTPGTLKVPTTPQALKDLESIHKVLDLYVWLSFRLEDSFPDHELAKSQKALCSMLIEEFLDRYGWQKPMARRLPLRKVSNSLLSQNLRQHL, encoded by the exons ATGGCTTCCTTTCTTCTTCGCCGCAACTCCAACCTCCTCGCTCGTTCTCTTACCG GTAATTATAAGGAGCAATTTTGCCCGTACTTTCAAGCCAAATTTGAATGTTTAGGTGCTGCTTTAAACAGTTTACATCCATATAGTCGCAGTTATGGTTCTGCTTCCGGTTCCATCCGAAATGAAATTACCGACATGAC TTGCCCTCATACATGGTATCCGTTGGCTAGGAGGAAACGTCGCAGGGTTTTCCTGCATGTTGGTCCCACTAATAGTGGTAAAACATATCAAGCTCTGAAGCAACTTCAGTCGAGTGCTTCTG GAATATATTGTGGCCCTTTAAGATTGTTGGCTTGGGAGGTAGCAAAGCGATTGAACAAGGCAAATGTTCCTTGTGATCTCATAACAGGTCAGGAGAGAGATGAAGTTGAGGGTGCACATCATAAGGCTGTTACAGTTGAAATGGCTGATGTATCAACTGATTATAAATGTGCTGTTATTGATGAAATTCAG ATGTTGGGGTGTAATACAAGGGGCTATTCTTTTACACGTGCTTTGTTAGGCATTGCTGCCGATGAACTTCACCTCTGTGGTGATCCAGCTGCTGTTCCTCTTATTCAAGAGATATTGGATATTACTGGTGATGAGCTTGAG GTTCAATATTATGAGAGATTGTCACCTTTAGTCCCAATGAAGGTTCCTCTTCGATCCTTGTCTGATGTAAGAAACGGTGATTGCATAGTTACCTTTTCACGCCGGGATATATACAAATTGAAG AAACGAATTGAGAGAGAAGGAAAGCATCTTTGTTCGGTAGTATATGGTTCACTGCCACCAGAGACTCGAACAAGACAG GCAAGCATGTTCAATGATGCAAGTAGCGAGTTTGATGTTCTTGTGGCCAGTGATGCCATTGGAATGGGCCTTAATCTAAACATCTCTAGGATCATTTTTTCAACGATGCAGAAGTTTGATGGTTTTCAGATGCGAGATCTGACTGTACCTGAGATCAAACAGATTGCAG GGAGAGCTGGTAGATATGGGTCAAATTTCCCTCTCGGAGAAGTAACGTGCATGTCAGGAGACGATTTACCTTTGCTTCATTCAGCATTGGACTCTCCATCACCCATTTTGGAG CGTGCTGGACTACTTCCCTCCTACGAACTGTTGTATATGTATTCACGGTTACACCCCCAAGCTGGTTTCTATCAAGTACTG GAGCATTTTGTTGACAATGCCAAATTATCTGAAAAGTATTTCATTGTTAATTGTGACCAAGTATTG AAAGTGGCTGCTGTTGTTGATGAGTTTCCCCTTGAATTGCGTGATAAATACCTTTTTTGTATCAG TCCAGCTGACATGGACGATGAGATTTCATCTCAAGGCCTGACACAG TTTGTAGAGAATTATGCGAAGAAAGGCCTTGTCCGGCTTCGAGAAATATTTACACCAGGAACACTGAAAGTACCCACGACGCCTCAAGCTCTTAAGGACCTGGAATCCATCCACAAG GTCTTGGATCTCTATGTTTGGTTGAGTTTTAGGTTGGAAGATTCTTTCCCAGATCATGAGCTGGCTAAATCTCAGAAGGCCCTTTGCAGCAT GCTGATTGAGGAATTCCTTGATAGATACGGGTGGCAGAAGCCAATGGCTAGACGGTTGCCTTTGCGCAAAGTGTCAAATTCTCTGTTATCCCAAAACTTGAGGCAGCATTTATAA
- the LOC11443154 gene encoding protein RDM1 — protein sequence MKRPFPWDEDEIDVSDSSSSDDSPNETPNVATVLPSIHIHIPLPNPSSDVNSLDALTRRAAMYQDYMKHIPIPSSRGSLIPFTSWMGLGRSIKQLYGQPLHYLTNILLKQWDQLRIGSEDEYTPLDDIIHPRKAESTIWLMEEIHRQTSSHFHIADLWKKDPMYHGFIDSIFPKLEDTS from the exons aTGAAGAGGCCATTTCCATGggatgaagatgaaattgatgtatcagattcttcttcttctgatgATTCACCAAATGAAACCCCTAATGTCGCCACCGTTCTTCCTTCAATTCACATTCACATTCCGCTTCCAAATCCCTCTTCAGATGTCAACTCTCTAG ATGCACTCACAAGACGGGCGGCAATGTATCAGGATTACATGAAGCATATCCCAATCCCAAGTAGTCGAGGCTCTCTCATCCCGTTTACTTCATGGATGGGATTAGGTAGATCCATCAAGCAGCTATATGGACAGCCTCTTCATTACCTCACAAATATCCTCCTTAAGCAATGGGACCAATTGAGAATCGGCAGTGAGGACGAATATACGCCCTTGGACGACATAATTCATCCGCGCAAAGCAGAATCCACCATCTGGCTCATGGAAGAAATCCATCGACAAACCTCATCACATTTTCATATTGCTGATCTCTGGAAAAAGGACCCAATGTACCATGGGTTTATTGATTCCATTTTCCCAAAATTGGAGGACACATCTTGA
- the LOC11441094 gene encoding uncharacterized protein isoform X3: MRVVAGEAIKHFIGATIKSTCFPLKLVRIFLDYPDTAMDEQQYLKKCSLEARSKRRLILNQKRPSRSKISTEGENMPRHTNDGNHLSGPAMYVETSTHSMSTPLSYYSKEQETSFINRNISTARLFGRTLVSGGHTIGENHHVSPGESEIRSITHLEGVKGRKECSSIAMKMSFPPALNSSLPYFTSNGLLASSIPNLPTTQSPISIPSIDINSSDVLIRRAAMYQDYMEQIPIPSSRGSVIPFTSWMGLGQSIKKLYGQPLHYLTNIILKQWDQMRIGSEDEYRRLDDIIHPCKAEATIWLMEQVHRQASSHFHLANLWKKDPMYNGFLDSIFPTLQATS, from the exons ATGAG GGTCGTAGCTGGTGAAGCAATCAAACATTTCATTGGTGCCACCATCAA ATCCACATGTTTCCCTCTGAAGCTGGTGAGAATTTTCCTCGATTATCCTGATACTG CCATGGATGAACaacaatatttgaaaaaatgttcACTAGAAGCGCGTTCAAAAAGAAGATTGATTTTAAATCAAAAACGTCCTAGCAGATCCAAGATCTCTACTGAAGGTGAAAATATGCCTCGTCACACTAATGATG GGAATCATTTATCTGGACCAGCCATGTATGTTGAGACAAGTACACATTCAATGTCCACACCTCTGTCATATTATTCTAAGGAGCAAGAAACTTCATTTATCAATCGTAACATATCTACTGCAAGATTATTTGGACGAACTTTGGTATCAGGCGGACATACTATCGGTGAAAACCATCATGTATCCCCGGGGGAATCAGAAATTCGTTCTATCACTCATCTTGAGGGAGTTAAAG GAAGAAAAGAGTGTTCTTCTATTGCAATGAAGATGTCATTTCCACCAGCACTGAACTCTTCTTTGCCATACTTCACCAGCAATGGCCTTCTCGCAAGTTCCATTCCCAATCTTCCAACAACTCAGAGTCCAATCTCAATACCCTCTATAGATATCAACTCCTCAG ATGTACTCATCAGACGGGCAGCAATGTACCAGGATTACATGGAGCAGATCCCAATCCCGAGTAGTCGAGGCTCAGTCATTCCATTTACCTCATGGATGGGCTTAGGACAATCAATTAAGAAGCTATATGGACAACCTCTTCATTACCTCACAAATATTATCCTTAAGCAATGGGATCAAATGAGAATTGGCAGTGAGGATGAGTATAGGCGCTTAGATGACATAATTCATCCTTGCAAAGCTGAAGCCACCATCTGGCTCATGGAACAAGTCCATCGCCAAGCGTCATCGCATTTTCATCTTGCTAATCTCTGGAAGAAGGACCCAATGTACAATGGTTTTCTTGATTCCATTTTCCCAACATTACAGGCCACATCATGA
- the LOC11441094 gene encoding uncharacterized protein isoform X2 has translation MSNIWGYTSQTIWFSFYEVQSSSRVVTGEAINNFIGATINAETRFCRRFRVTLLRPFGFPSMRVVAGEAIKHFIGATIKSTCFPLKLVRIFLDYPDTAMDEQQYLKKCSLEARSKRRLILNQKRPSRSKISTEGNHLSGPAMYVETSTHSMSTPLSYYSKEQETSFINRNISTARLFGRTLVSGGHTIGENHHVSPGESEIRSITHLEGVKGRKECSSIAMKMSFPPALNSSLPYFTSNGLLASSIPNLPTTQSPISIPSIDINSSDVLIRRAAMYQDYMEQIPIPSSRGSVIPFTSWMGLGQSIKKLYGQPLHYLTNIILKQWDQMRIGSEDEYRRLDDIIHPCKAEATIWLMEQVHRQASSHFHLANLWKKDPMYNGFLDSIFPTLQATS, from the exons ATGTCTAA TATTTGGGGTTACACATCTCAGACCATTTGGTTTTCCTTTTACGAAGTTCAATCCTCTTCAAG GGTTGTTACTGGTGAAGCAATCAACAATTTCATTGGCGCCACCATCAA TGCAGAAACAAGATTCTGTCGAAGGTTTAGGGTTACACTGCTCAGACCATTCGGTTTTCCTTCTATGAG GGTCGTAGCTGGTGAAGCAATCAAACATTTCATTGGTGCCACCATCAA ATCCACATGTTTCCCTCTGAAGCTGGTGAGAATTTTCCTCGATTATCCTGATACTG CCATGGATGAACaacaatatttgaaaaaatgttcACTAGAAGCGCGTTCAAAAAGAAGATTGATTTTAAATCAAAAACGTCCTAGCAGATCCAAGATCTCTACTGAAG GGAATCATTTATCTGGACCAGCCATGTATGTTGAGACAAGTACACATTCAATGTCCACACCTCTGTCATATTATTCTAAGGAGCAAGAAACTTCATTTATCAATCGTAACATATCTACTGCAAGATTATTTGGACGAACTTTGGTATCAGGCGGACATACTATCGGTGAAAACCATCATGTATCCCCGGGGGAATCAGAAATTCGTTCTATCACTCATCTTGAGGGAGTTAAAG GAAGAAAAGAGTGTTCTTCTATTGCAATGAAGATGTCATTTCCACCAGCACTGAACTCTTCTTTGCCATACTTCACCAGCAATGGCCTTCTCGCAAGTTCCATTCCCAATCTTCCAACAACTCAGAGTCCAATCTCAATACCCTCTATAGATATCAACTCCTCAG ATGTACTCATCAGACGGGCAGCAATGTACCAGGATTACATGGAGCAGATCCCAATCCCGAGTAGTCGAGGCTCAGTCATTCCATTTACCTCATGGATGGGCTTAGGACAATCAATTAAGAAGCTATATGGACAACCTCTTCATTACCTCACAAATATTATCCTTAAGCAATGGGATCAAATGAGAATTGGCAGTGAGGATGAGTATAGGCGCTTAGATGACATAATTCATCCTTGCAAAGCTGAAGCCACCATCTGGCTCATGGAACAAGTCCATCGCCAAGCGTCATCGCATTTTCATCTTGCTAATCTCTGGAAGAAGGACCCAATGTACAATGGTTTTCTTGATTCCATTTTCCCAACATTACAGGCCACATCATGA
- the LOC11438666 gene encoding DExH-box ATP-dependent RNA helicase DExH16, mitochondrial isoform X2 — MASFLLRRNSNLLARSLTGNYKEQFCPYFQAKFECLGAALNSLHPYSRSYGSASGSIRNEITDMTCPHTWYPLARRKRRRVFLHVGPTNSGKTYQALKQLQSSASGIYCGPLRLLAWEVAKRLNKANVPCDLITGQERDEVEGAHHKAVTVEMADVSTDYKCAVIDEIQMLGCNTRGYSFTRALLGIAADELHLCGDPAAVPLIQEILDITGDELEVQYYERLSPLVPMKVPLRSLSDVRNGDCIVTFSRRDIYKLKKRIEREGKHLCSVVYGSLPPETRTRQASMFNDASSEFDVLVASDAIGMGLNLNISRIIFSTMQKFDGFQMRDLTVPEIKQIAGRAGRYGSNFPLGEVTCMSGDDLPLLHSALDSPSPILERAGLLPSYELLYMYSRLHPQAGFYQVLEHFVDNAKLSEKYFIVNCDQVLKVAAVVDEFPLELRDKYLFCIS, encoded by the exons ATGGCTTCCTTTCTTCTTCGCCGCAACTCCAACCTCCTCGCTCGTTCTCTTACCG GTAATTATAAGGAGCAATTTTGCCCGTACTTTCAAGCCAAATTTGAATGTTTAGGTGCTGCTTTAAACAGTTTACATCCATATAGTCGCAGTTATGGTTCTGCTTCCGGTTCCATCCGAAATGAAATTACCGACATGAC TTGCCCTCATACATGGTATCCGTTGGCTAGGAGGAAACGTCGCAGGGTTTTCCTGCATGTTGGTCCCACTAATAGTGGTAAAACATATCAAGCTCTGAAGCAACTTCAGTCGAGTGCTTCTG GAATATATTGTGGCCCTTTAAGATTGTTGGCTTGGGAGGTAGCAAAGCGATTGAACAAGGCAAATGTTCCTTGTGATCTCATAACAGGTCAGGAGAGAGATGAAGTTGAGGGTGCACATCATAAGGCTGTTACAGTTGAAATGGCTGATGTATCAACTGATTATAAATGTGCTGTTATTGATGAAATTCAG ATGTTGGGGTGTAATACAAGGGGCTATTCTTTTACACGTGCTTTGTTAGGCATTGCTGCCGATGAACTTCACCTCTGTGGTGATCCAGCTGCTGTTCCTCTTATTCAAGAGATATTGGATATTACTGGTGATGAGCTTGAG GTTCAATATTATGAGAGATTGTCACCTTTAGTCCCAATGAAGGTTCCTCTTCGATCCTTGTCTGATGTAAGAAACGGTGATTGCATAGTTACCTTTTCACGCCGGGATATATACAAATTGAAG AAACGAATTGAGAGAGAAGGAAAGCATCTTTGTTCGGTAGTATATGGTTCACTGCCACCAGAGACTCGAACAAGACAG GCAAGCATGTTCAATGATGCAAGTAGCGAGTTTGATGTTCTTGTGGCCAGTGATGCCATTGGAATGGGCCTTAATCTAAACATCTCTAGGATCATTTTTTCAACGATGCAGAAGTTTGATGGTTTTCAGATGCGAGATCTGACTGTACCTGAGATCAAACAGATTGCAG GGAGAGCTGGTAGATATGGGTCAAATTTCCCTCTCGGAGAAGTAACGTGCATGTCAGGAGACGATTTACCTTTGCTTCATTCAGCATTGGACTCTCCATCACCCATTTTGGAG CGTGCTGGACTACTTCCCTCCTACGAACTGTTGTATATGTATTCACGGTTACACCCCCAAGCTGGTTTCTATCAAGTACTG GAGCATTTTGTTGACAATGCCAAATTATCTGAAAAGTATTTCATTGTTAATTGTGACCAAGTATTG AAAGTGGCTGCTGTTGTTGATGAGTTTCCCCTTGAATTGCGTGATAAATACCTTTTTTGTATCAG CTGA
- the LOC112416075 gene encoding triacylglycerol lipase 2, whose product MAKSSLSITLVILFCGLTLASRTKILPLSTITALAPELNDGWCDMVVATTYNQSLAFLLADNGFDVWIANTRGTKYSHGHASFSNNSSDYWNWSWDELVAYDLPATFQYVHDQTGQKLHYGTLVALAAFSKDQQLDKLRSAALLCPIAYVGQMTSPLTKDAADHFIAESLYKLGIFEFSLKG is encoded by the exons ATGGCAAAGTCATCACTCTCAATAACACTTGTGATTCTCTTCTGTGGTTTAACTCTTGCATCAAGAACAAAAATCTTACCCTTAAGCACTATTACTGCATTGGCACCAGAACTCAATGATG GATGGTGTGACATGGTTGTTGCTACCACCTATAATCAATCTCTTGCATTTCTGTTGGCAGATAATGGATTTGATGTTTGGATTGCTAACACACGAGGAACCAAATATAGTCATGGACATGCATCATTTTCTAATAACAGCTCg GATTATTGGAATTGGTCATGGGATGAATTAGTTGCATATGATCTTCCAGCAACATTCCAGTATGTGCATGATCAAACTGGACAAAAACTACACTAC GGAACTTTGGTTGCATTGGCTGCTTTTTCCAAAGATCAACAATTGGACAAGTTGAGATCAGCTGCCTTGCTTTGTCCAATTGCTTATGTTGGTCAGATGACCTCACCATTAACAAAAGATGCTGCTGACCATTTCATTGCAGAG TCACTGTACAAATTGGGAATTTTCGAATTTAGCCTTAAAGGGTAA
- the LOC11441094 gene encoding uncharacterized protein isoform X1 has translation MSNIWGYTSQTIWFSFYEVQSSSRVVTGEAINNFIGATINAETRFCRRFRVTLLRPFGFPSMRVVAGEAIKHFIGATIKSTCFPLKLVRIFLDYPDTAMDEQQYLKKCSLEARSKRRLILNQKRPSRSKISTEGENMPRHTNDGNHLSGPAMYVETSTHSMSTPLSYYSKEQETSFINRNISTARLFGRTLVSGGHTIGENHHVSPGESEIRSITHLEGVKGRKECSSIAMKMSFPPALNSSLPYFTSNGLLASSIPNLPTTQSPISIPSIDINSSDVLIRRAAMYQDYMEQIPIPSSRGSVIPFTSWMGLGQSIKKLYGQPLHYLTNIILKQWDQMRIGSEDEYRRLDDIIHPCKAEATIWLMEQVHRQASSHFHLANLWKKDPMYNGFLDSIFPTLQATS, from the exons ATGTCTAA TATTTGGGGTTACACATCTCAGACCATTTGGTTTTCCTTTTACGAAGTTCAATCCTCTTCAAG GGTTGTTACTGGTGAAGCAATCAACAATTTCATTGGCGCCACCATCAA TGCAGAAACAAGATTCTGTCGAAGGTTTAGGGTTACACTGCTCAGACCATTCGGTTTTCCTTCTATGAG GGTCGTAGCTGGTGAAGCAATCAAACATTTCATTGGTGCCACCATCAA ATCCACATGTTTCCCTCTGAAGCTGGTGAGAATTTTCCTCGATTATCCTGATACTG CCATGGATGAACaacaatatttgaaaaaatgttcACTAGAAGCGCGTTCAAAAAGAAGATTGATTTTAAATCAAAAACGTCCTAGCAGATCCAAGATCTCTACTGAAGGTGAAAATATGCCTCGTCACACTAATGATG GGAATCATTTATCTGGACCAGCCATGTATGTTGAGACAAGTACACATTCAATGTCCACACCTCTGTCATATTATTCTAAGGAGCAAGAAACTTCATTTATCAATCGTAACATATCTACTGCAAGATTATTTGGACGAACTTTGGTATCAGGCGGACATACTATCGGTGAAAACCATCATGTATCCCCGGGGGAATCAGAAATTCGTTCTATCACTCATCTTGAGGGAGTTAAAG GAAGAAAAGAGTGTTCTTCTATTGCAATGAAGATGTCATTTCCACCAGCACTGAACTCTTCTTTGCCATACTTCACCAGCAATGGCCTTCTCGCAAGTTCCATTCCCAATCTTCCAACAACTCAGAGTCCAATCTCAATACCCTCTATAGATATCAACTCCTCAG ATGTACTCATCAGACGGGCAGCAATGTACCAGGATTACATGGAGCAGATCCCAATCCCGAGTAGTCGAGGCTCAGTCATTCCATTTACCTCATGGATGGGCTTAGGACAATCAATTAAGAAGCTATATGGACAACCTCTTCATTACCTCACAAATATTATCCTTAAGCAATGGGATCAAATGAGAATTGGCAGTGAGGATGAGTATAGGCGCTTAGATGACATAATTCATCCTTGCAAAGCTGAAGCCACCATCTGGCTCATGGAACAAGTCCATCGCCAAGCGTCATCGCATTTTCATCTTGCTAATCTCTGGAAGAAGGACCCAATGTACAATGGTTTTCTTGATTCCATTTTCCCAACATTACAGGCCACATCATGA